One window of the Oncorhynchus mykiss isolate Arlee chromosome 5, USDA_OmykA_1.1, whole genome shotgun sequence genome contains the following:
- the LOC110524065 gene encoding elongation of very long chain fatty acids protein 1 has translation MLQDIGARAMEVYEFLLKGTDPRLWGYPLMQSPVSMTAILLTYIFFVLVAGPRFMANRKPFQLKEAMIAYNFTMVAMSTFIVYEFLMSGWATTYTWRCDAIDYSDSPQGLRMVRVAWLFLFSKFIELLDTVFFVLRKKHGQITFLHVFHHSFMPWTWWWGVSFAPGGMGSFHAMVNSIVHIIMYSYYGLSAAGPQFQKFLWWKKYMTAIQLVQFVMVSLHATQYYFMNSCDYQVPLFIHLIWMYGTFFFVLFSNFWYQAYVKGKRLPKQDTKPSLNGKANGTTLVANGKYHENSTSNGTSNSSSHHKNGSAHADKMKKS, from the exons ATGCTTCAGGACATTGGTGCTAGAGCCATGGAGGTCTACGAGTTCCTCTTGAAGGGAACAG ACCCGCGATTGTGGGGCTACCCACTCATGCAGAGTCCGGTGAGCATGACGGCCATCTTGCTGACCTACATCTTCTTCGTGCTGGTCGCTGGGCCTCGCTTCATGGCCAACCGCAAGCCCTTCCAGCTCAAGGAGGCCATGATCGCCTACAACTTTACCATGGTGGCGATGTCAACCTTTATTGTCTATGAG TTCTTGAtgtctggctgggccacaacaTACACATGGAGATGTGACGCAATTGATTACTCAGACAGCCCCCAAGGCCTTAGA ATGGTTCGAGTGGCCTGGTTATTCTTGTTCTCCAAATTCATTGAGCTCTTGGACACG GTGTTCTTTGTTCTGAGGAAGAAACATGGCCAGATCACCTTCCTGCATGTCTTCCACCACTCCTTCATGCCCTGGACCTGGTGGTGGGGCGTCAGCTTCGCTCCCG GGGGAATGGGCTCTTTCCATGCCATGGTGAATTCCATCGTCCACATCATCATGTATTCTTACTACGGCCTGTCTGCGGCTGGACCACAATTCCAAAAGTTCCTCTGGTGGAAGAAGTACATGACCGCCATCCAGCTG GTTCAGTTTGTGATGGTGTCCCTTCACGCCACCCAGTATTACTTCATGAATAGCTGTGACTACCAGGTCCCCCTGTTCATCCACCTCATCTGGATGTATGGCACCTTCTTCTTTGTGCTCTTCTCCAACTTCTGGTACCAGGCTTACGTAAAGGGCAAGAGGTTGCCCAAGCAGGATACCAAGCCCAGCCTCAATGGCAAGGCCAACGGGACCACCTTGGTCGCCAATGGCAAATACCATGAGAACAGTACCAGCAATGGCACCAGCAACAGTTCCAGTCACCACAAAAATGGCAGTGCCCATGCGGACAAGATGAAGAAGTCCTAA